The Alkalihalobacillus sp. LMS6 genomic interval CTTGGCGGTTTGTATTTTTCACTTAAAAAAGATGTAGTGTTTCCATTAATGAATGTGAAGCATGGTTTGCTCGGGATATCGGTTTTAATGACACTTTTCACAATACCTGTATTGGTTGTTTTTCCTTATAATGCGATCGTCGGTTTTTACGGAACTGTAATGATGCTTATTGGATTTTCTCTCACTTATGTGAATACACCAATTGGCGTTCTGCTACAGAAGCGAGTGAGCGATCAATATAAAGGCAGAGTGTTCGGCATTTTAGAAACCGGTGCTTCCGCTCTCATGCCGCTAAGCCTTATAATCTACGGATTTGTTTATGAGTTTATCGGACCAATTGGAACACTTTTGCCATCAAGTATCTTGTTATTATCGACTTCCCTATACTTACTGCGGAAAAAAGTGATGGTGACGGCTCATCCTGAATTAAGTCTGAAGAAAGCAGATATGATAGAGAAACCAGCGTGAAAAATAATAGCAAAAAAGCCAATTGATCATCAATTGGCTTTTTTTAATGACGAATTTTCTTCTTTTGGTTGCAGAGATTTTTTCATTGACAGAGCTACGACAATTAAAGCGAGTACCGCCAATACACTGCCGACGAGCGCGTTCATTTCTACCGTACTTCGCTCAATCACAACGCCGCCAATCATGGAGCCAAATGCAATACCGAAGTGTAAAGCAGAGTTATTGAGGCTCTGTTGAATATCGGATGTCTCAGGAGCTGACGCAATTAAATAGCTTTGCATGGCTGGTGTAATGGCCCAGCTTAACAAGCTCCAAATCATCATCACGACAATAAAAAGCGGCATAAATGTCGTTGTAAACGGTATGGCAAAGATGGATACCGCAAATACAGAGATCACGCCAATAATCGTTTTTTGCGGACCGAAGCGATCGGAAAGCAGACCACCAACACCCCCACCAATAATCGCGGCTATCCCGAAAATTAAATACATGATGCTAATCCAATTTCCTTCGATGCCCATCGTCGATTGGAGAAAAGGTGTTAAATATGCATATAACGTTAAGTGTCCAGCAAGGAATAAGAACGAAGTCATTTGAATTAAGACAATCTTAATACTCTTTAATGACTTTAATTGCTGGAGTAACGATATTCCCGGTTTTGGTGCGATTTTTTCCATAAAGATAGAAACAAATAAGATAGACAATCCCGTTAATAGAACAATAAGGACAAATGGTGCACGCCAACCAAAGGCATTACCGAGCATTAAGCCAACAGGCACACCAAGAACAAGCGAAGCACTTACACCCATAAAGACAATCCCAATCGCCCGAGCACGATAAGGTGCACTCACAATATTTGAGGCGATTGTCACACAGAGTGAAATTAATAGTGCAGCACTCATTGCAGAAATGATACGAGCGATTAATAAAACTGCATAGCCAGGGCTGAAGACCGCAAGAACATTCGCGAAGAAGAAAACAACCAAGGTTATTAACGTTAGCTTCTTACGTTCGACTTTTGCGGTAGCGGACAATAGAATTGGACCAGACAATGCAAATACAAAAGAAAAAATTGAGATTAACATGCCAACTTGTCCTAATGTCACGTTTAAATCGGATGCGACTAAATGTAAAATACCACCTAAGATTAATTCTACAAGACCAACGACAAAAGAGACGATGGTTAATAAGTAAACTCGTTTATCCATAAAACACCTCTGTTTATTTTGTTACCACTAGAAGAGTAACATAAAATAAATTCATGCTACAAGTGGAAATTTTTACGGGAGTTGGTCTATCCTAAAGGAAGGATAATGGGAGAAAGGTGGTTCATGTGCTACAACAATTTGGATTTACCCAATACGAAAGCCAGGTCTATACATCGCTAATCACGATTAATCAGCCTTTAGACGCGACGGCGATTGTTAAACGTTCTGGTGTACCTCGTTCAAAAGTATATGAAGTGATTACGAAATTAATTGAAAAAGGAATTGTGCTGGAATCGTTTATAGAAAAAAAACGTCAGTATACAGCACTACCGATGGAGGCGTTAGTTGAAAAACTAACATCAAACTTTGAAGCAAACATTGAAGAGTTAAAAAAAATTGAAGTTGAAGAAATGGAAGTTGACGACCGCGTATGGACATTGCGTGACGATCAATCGATCCAATCGATTATGAAAGAGTTAATAGCTGGAGCAAAAAAATCCGTGCATCTGTCACTTTGGGCTGATGAAATGAATCAATTTCTACCTTTGCTTGAAGAGATGCATCAAAATGGCAAGGACATACACATCCACGCGATTGGTGAAATTAAGACGAACATTCCTGAAACGTCCGTTCTTATTCCAACTCAAGGTCATGATACGTTGGAACGAAGTCGAATTTTAATTATTGATGAAAAAGAAATGATCTTTGCTGGCATTGAGGAGCATGGATGGCAAGCCATTCGGACACATTCGAAACCTCTTGTTACTTTTTTTACAGAGTTCTTCTATCATGATGTGGTCTTAACAAAAATCACGCAGCGTCACCATGATTTAATCATGAACGATGATGAAGTAAGAGACATGTTGTTAAAGCTGAAGTATTAATGAAAGAAATTAGATGAACAGTTTAAAACGGCGG includes:
- a CDS encoding MFS transporter, with product MDKRVYLLTIVSFVVGLVELILGGILHLVASDLNVTLGQVGMLISIFSFVFALSGPILLSATAKVERKKLTLITLVVFFFANVLAVFSPGYAVLLIARIISAMSAALLISLCVTIASNIVSAPYRARAIGIVFMGVSASLVLGVPVGLMLGNAFGWRAPFVLIVLLTGLSILFVSIFMEKIAPKPGISLLQQLKSLKSIKIVLIQMTSFLFLAGHLTLYAYLTPFLQSTMGIEGNWISIMYLIFGIAAIIGGGVGGLLSDRFGPQKTIIGVISVFAVSIFAIPFTTTFMPLFIVVMMIWSLLSWAITPAMQSYLIASAPETSDIQQSLNNSALHFGIAFGSMIGGVVIERSTVEMNALVGSVLAVLALIVVALSMKKSLQPKEENSSLKKAN
- a CDS encoding TrmB family transcriptional regulator, encoding MLQQFGFTQYESQVYTSLITINQPLDATAIVKRSGVPRSKVYEVITKLIEKGIVLESFIEKKRQYTALPMEALVEKLTSNFEANIEELKKIEVEEMEVDDRVWTLRDDQSIQSIMKELIAGAKKSVHLSLWADEMNQFLPLLEEMHQNGKDIHIHAIGEIKTNIPETSVLIPTQGHDTLERSRILIIDEKEMIFAGIEEHGWQAIRTHSKPLVTFFTEFFYHDVVLTKITQRHHDLIMNDDEVRDMLLKLKY